In one window of Vicinamibacteria bacterium DNA:
- a CDS encoding thioredoxin domain-containing protein — MARKNRDKEEPFILAVLPFAGLGLLLVLALLWRSLPEGTAGAEEPISEVALERWEEAEPQEVSWSPDRDFVLGPDDAPVTIVEFTDFECPYCRTASSSVKRVRDRFGDDVKLVFKNLPLDQACNPTMQRQLHANACRAALLARCAGLRERDLFWEVHDRLFLAPKIDEGVILQVARELDLDLGELEDCMESESTREAIGHDISEAQELGVTGTPTFFINGKRVHDYRDDSLERIVERALEAH, encoded by the coding sequence ATGGCTCGAAAGAATCGGGACAAAGAGGAGCCGTTTATTCTGGCGGTGCTGCCTTTCGCCGGGCTGGGTCTCTTGCTCGTCCTCGCCCTGCTATGGCGATCTCTCCCGGAAGGAACGGCCGGGGCCGAAGAGCCGATTTCGGAAGTGGCGCTCGAGCGGTGGGAGGAGGCCGAGCCACAGGAAGTCTCCTGGTCGCCCGATCGGGATTTCGTACTGGGGCCGGACGACGCACCCGTCACGATCGTCGAGTTCACCGATTTCGAATGTCCTTACTGCCGCACGGCGTCGTCCTCGGTCAAGCGGGTACGAGACCGGTTCGGAGACGACGTCAAACTGGTCTTCAAGAACCTTCCCCTCGACCAGGCGTGCAACCCCACGATGCAGCGCCAGCTCCACGCGAACGCCTGCCGAGCCGCGCTTCTTGCCCGCTGCGCCGGGCTTCGGGAGAGGGATCTCTTCTGGGAAGTTCACGACCGGCTGTTCCTCGCCCCGAAGATCGACGAAGGCGTGATCCTGCAGGTTGCTCGTGAGCTCGACCTCGACCTCGGAGAGCTCGAGGACTGCATGGAGTCGGAATCGACGCGGGAAGCGATCGGGCACGACATTTCCGAAGCCCAGGAGCTCGGAGTGACTGGCACGCCCACTTTCTTCATCAACGGAAAACGAGTTCACGATTATCGAGACGACTCCCTCGAGCGAATCGTGGAGCGAGCCCTCGAAGCCCACTGA